One window from the genome of Bacillus tianshenii encodes:
- a CDS encoding MmcQ/YjbR family DNA-binding protein: MDKQMIHNYCMHLKGTTHDYQEEWKADRFFVGGKMYVLMGGDSQGKPILTVKCDPDRAEELRETYEGIVPGYYMNKKHWNSIYFGSDVPYELVEKLIAHSYTLVFQGLPKKMQREIV, translated from the coding sequence ATGGATAAACAAATGATTCATAACTATTGTATGCACCTAAAAGGAACCACCCATGACTATCAAGAAGAATGGAAAGCGGATCGCTTTTTCGTTGGTGGGAAGATGTATGTCTTAATGGGTGGGGATTCTCAAGGAAAGCCGATTCTAACTGTAAAGTGTGATCCTGATCGGGCAGAAGAGCTGCGAGAGACATATGAAGGGATTGTCCCTGGATATTATATGAATAAGAAGCATTGGAATTCTATTTACTTTGGTTCCGATGTTCCTTATGAGCTTGTTGAAAAGCTCATTGCCCACTCTTACACGCTCGTATTCCAAGGCTTGCCGAAGAAAATGCAACGAGAGATTGTGTAG
- a CDS encoding ferric reductase-like transmembrane domain-containing protein — translation MSVWAQTWEWIRASGISSYFLLFSSVLTGVLYRSKMILKKYHPALLVIHQTTGWFGLIIGLFHGSMTVIDNYISFSLLNLFIPFSSEYQPILTGFGTLSLYAFSLIYLTSDFIKKIGKRLWRTIHMLALPAYFLVFIHGVLLGTDSESLWMIIFYTFTSVMLGSLIFMVRLRSA, via the coding sequence ATGAGTGTATGGGCTCAAACATGGGAGTGGATTCGGGCTTCAGGTATCTCGTCGTATTTCCTGTTGTTTTCATCCGTGCTTACAGGTGTCTTGTATCGCTCGAAAATGATCTTAAAAAAGTATCATCCCGCACTGCTTGTCATTCATCAAACAACAGGGTGGTTTGGCTTAATTATTGGATTGTTTCATGGCTCCATGACCGTGATCGATAATTACATTTCATTTTCTCTTTTAAATCTTTTTATCCCGTTTTCGAGCGAATACCAACCAATATTAACAGGGTTCGGCACCTTGTCATTGTACGCATTTTCACTTATATATCTAACATCAGATTTCATAAAAAAGATCGGCAAAAGATTATGGCGTACGATTCACATGCTTGCCTTACCAGCGTACTTCCTTGTGTTTATTCATGGGGTTTTATTAGGAACCGATTCTGAGAGCTTGTGGATGATCATCTTCTATACCTTTACGTCCGTAATGTTGGGCTCGCTAATTTTTATGGTTCGCTTGAGGAGCGCTTAA
- a CDS encoding FAD:protein FMN transferase, with the protein MMTLKKAKRYLALQAMNTDIVIHGTTCTSNWTEEIKQWFKDFEHHYSRFQPNNRLERFHQAKDFVVVEPELFDLVKDAIDYARYTDWYFNPFIRKRLEALGYDRSFEWVQDGWTNDNLDHFHPLPDEPYKFYPAIHAIEKLVTEPIDLGGIGKGWSVDRAAKMMKNNYDITEGMINAGGDLCIWGENEKNIGIADPFNENNDLAHCTLKNAAAATSNKVFRSWKGKNNIHLHHLLHGKTGVPADSDVVQATVFGHSAAECEVIAKVLCMLPFTKGISWLEEKFPTAACVLVNEDGRIAFSRTINHFVRKLELA; encoded by the coding sequence TTATCCATGGAACCACCTGCACCTCTAATTGGACAGAGGAAATCAAGCAGTGGTTTAAAGATTTTGAGCACCATTATTCACGGTTTCAACCTAATAATCGTTTGGAGCGTTTTCATCAGGCAAAGGATTTTGTCGTGGTTGAACCAGAGCTCTTTGACTTAGTGAAGGATGCAATCGACTATGCGCGTTATACAGATTGGTATTTTAATCCCTTCATACGAAAGAGACTGGAAGCATTAGGGTATGACCGGTCCTTTGAGTGGGTTCAAGACGGCTGGACAAACGATAATCTAGATCATTTTCATCCCCTTCCAGATGAACCATATAAATTTTATCCGGCCATCCATGCAATTGAAAAGCTAGTCACCGAACCGATCGATTTAGGTGGAATCGGAAAAGGCTGGAGTGTCGATAGAGCGGCTAAAATGATGAAAAATAATTATGACATAACAGAAGGAATGATTAATGCGGGCGGTGATCTATGCATATGGGGCGAGAACGAAAAGAACATCGGAATCGCCGACCCATTCAACGAAAACAACGATCTCGCACATTGTACGTTAAAAAATGCAGCAGCCGCTACCTCAAATAAAGTGTTCCGAAGCTGGAAAGGAAAGAATAATATTCACCTTCATCATTTACTTCATGGAAAAACTGGCGTCCCTGCAGATAGCGATGTCGTTCAAGCCACAGTTTTCGGGCATAGCGCTGCAGAGTGTGAAGTCATTGCAAAAGTTCTTTGTATGCTCCCTTTTACAAAAGGAATAAGCTGGCTAGAGGAAAAGTTTCCAACAGCCGCATGTGTCCTTGTTAATGAAGATGGCAGAATTGCATTCAGTCGTACGATTAATCATTTTGTTAGAAAGTTGGAACTAGCATGA